The following proteins are encoded in a genomic region of Enterocloster clostridioformis:
- a CDS encoding TIGR02678 family protein: protein MNEFRTLLENFWICKDTDKETYYRVKRDIPNFQRFIREQLGWKLVHTENLLKLEKRPAHAEAFMGIGEFMEIRDYCILCVVLMYLEDKEEQEQFLLSELIDYVEAQLKSYVSIDWTSFTQRKSLVRVLQYMEKLQMLLVYEGRSEAFGSEAGQEVLYENTGYSKYFATSFPTGISIFESWEDFEKTDFEEFQENRGALRINRVYRQLAVCPSMYWENSEDADSLYLKNQRQWVAKYINDNMGGNLDLYKNMACISLDGDDCYGSVHPRDAMLPEIVLLVCGRIQKEVSEGNLEKQENECIYMTRKRISDVILSCRREWSSGWSKEYREMDEELLVEHVLKYMKTWLMIRNDGTQIALFPSVGRTAGVYPEDFKGGTGE from the coding sequence ATGAATGAATTCAGAACACTATTAGAGAATTTCTGGATCTGTAAGGATACAGATAAGGAAACGTATTACAGAGTGAAGAGGGATATTCCGAATTTTCAGCGCTTTATCAGGGAGCAGCTGGGCTGGAAGCTTGTTCATACGGAAAATTTGTTAAAACTAGAGAAAAGACCGGCTCATGCGGAAGCGTTTATGGGAATCGGGGAATTTATGGAGATCAGGGACTACTGTATTTTGTGTGTAGTGCTGATGTATCTGGAGGATAAAGAGGAACAGGAGCAGTTTCTTTTGTCAGAGCTGATTGATTATGTTGAAGCGCAGCTGAAATCTTATGTATCCATAGATTGGACTTCTTTTACACAGAGAAAATCCCTGGTTCGTGTTCTGCAATATATGGAGAAACTACAGATGCTCCTGGTATATGAGGGACGCAGCGAGGCCTTTGGCTCGGAGGCAGGACAGGAAGTTTTGTATGAAAATACCGGATATTCAAAGTATTTTGCAACCAGCTTTCCAACTGGCATCTCTATATTTGAATCCTGGGAGGATTTTGAAAAGACAGATTTTGAAGAATTTCAGGAAAACAGAGGCGCATTGCGCATCAACCGTGTGTATAGGCAGTTGGCGGTGTGTCCGTCTATGTACTGGGAGAACAGTGAGGACGCAGATTCGCTGTATTTAAAAAATCAGCGTCAGTGGGTTGCAAAATATATCAATGATAACATGGGAGGAAATCTGGATCTATACAAAAATATGGCATGTATCTCATTGGACGGGGACGACTGCTATGGTTCTGTTCACCCGAGAGACGCCATGCTTCCGGAGATTGTTCTTCTGGTCTGTGGGAGGATACAAAAAGAGGTTTCAGAGGGGAATTTAGAAAAGCAGGAAAATGAATGTATTTACATGACAAGGAAACGCATTTCAGACGTGATTTTGTCCTGCCGCAGAGAGTGGAGCAGCGGGTGGAGCAAAGAATATCGGGAAATGGATGAGGAGCTGCTTGTGGAGCATGTGTTAAAATATATGAAAACCTGGCTGATGATTCGAAATGACGGAACGCAGATTGCCTTATTTCCGTCTGTGGGAAGGACAGCAGGAGTTTATCCGGAGGATTTTAAGGGAGGTACCGGGGAGTGA
- a CDS encoding PDDEXK nuclease domain-containing protein: MGKNKDGVIFPVAPNLSEMSDAYLKFIEEVKSEIQKQRISVVLNANSSMTCLYWNIGRGILKKQEEEGWGTKIIDRMAKDLKDAFPEMSGFSPRNIKYMRKFADSCPDFEIVQRVVAQIPWRTNISLMDKLKDEESRIWYAYKVIENGWSKTILDLQIESRLMERSGRSVNNFSEALPPADSDMVNQVFKDPYLFDFLGTDMPRREIEIERQLTEHIQSFLLELGQGFAFVGRQVHLEVGGDDFYLDLLFYHLKLRCFVVIELKACDFEPGFISQLNMYQNVVDDILRHPDNKPTIGLLLVKGKNETVVEYSLAKELE; encoded by the coding sequence ATGGGAAAGAATAAAGATGGAGTAATATTCCCTGTTGCTCCAAATCTTTCCGAGATGAGTGATGCTTATTTGAAATTTATAGAAGAAGTAAAATCGGAAATTCAAAAACAGCGGATTTCTGTTGTATTAAATGCTAATTCCAGTATGACTTGCCTGTACTGGAATATCGGCAGAGGTATTCTAAAAAAGCAGGAGGAAGAAGGCTGGGGCACAAAAATTATTGACCGTATGGCCAAGGATTTAAAGGATGCCTTCCCGGAAATGTCAGGTTTTTCTCCAAGAAACATAAAATATATGAGGAAGTTTGCGGATAGTTGTCCTGACTTTGAAATTGTGCAACGGGTCGTTGCACAAATACCATGGCGAACTAATATTTCTTTAATGGACAAACTGAAAGATGAAGAAAGTCGTATTTGGTATGCTTATAAAGTAATTGAAAATGGCTGGAGTAAAACGATTTTAGACTTGCAAATAGAAAGCAGACTAATGGAGCGTTCTGGTAGGAGTGTTAATAACTTCTCGGAAGCACTTCCGCCAGCGGATTCCGATATGGTTAATCAGGTGTTTAAAGATCCGTATCTGTTTGATTTTCTCGGAACGGATATGCCTCGGCGGGAGATAGAGATTGAACGGCAACTTACTGAACATATTCAGAGCTTTCTGTTGGAACTGGGGCAAGGGTTTGCGTTTGTAGGCCGACAGGTACATTTGGAAGTAGGCGGTGATGATTTTTATCTCGACCTTTTGTTTTACCATCTGAAACTGCGGTGCTTTGTCGTAATTGAGCTAAAAGCCTGTGACTTTGAACCAGGATTTATTAGCCAGCTAAATATGTACCAAAATGTGGTTGATGATATTCTGCGACACCCGGACAATAAGCCAACTATTGGTTTGCTGTTGGTAAAGGGTAAAAACGAAACTGTAGTAGAGTATTCTCTAGCCAAAGAGCTGGAGTAA
- a CDS encoding DUF6431 domain-containing protein — MIIVSEYTESDKGDGVITIHCNENCICPICRSPVSHRDWKPRIMKLDGGQVVWLMIERRRCDNEGCRRIP; from the coding sequence ATGATTATTGTATCAGAGTACACGGAATCTGACAAGGGGGATGGCGTAATTACTATCCATTGTAACGAAAATTGTATATGCCCCATATGCCGGTCCCCTGTCAGCCACCGTGACTGGAAACCGCGAATCATGAAGCTGGATGGCGGACAGGTAGTGTGGCTGATGATTGAGCGGAGACGGTGTGACAATGAGGGCTGCCGGAGGATACCATGA
- a CDS encoding TIGR02679 domain-containing protein — protein sequence MCNNKECANYFKSQRAYHRCFEEFRKKWKSYGKAAGRITLKQTSEEERRAVGGIIGKVFYEETIRFSFLEFEQGLQKTRFAPVDMKAVLEEYFGEPLITTQGRQREEQERRKKFLDRSCGYFEENAGREAAALAWLRKMISEKKYGYQLLMREYAKDEKQAELLVRNVGNAVMKLKELTDKEDEYPLAVLAAEITDNPHYFDRSTTAGLLFVHAICCCENMELPEDAHQWRKLLTQVSIVPDNISSMVHGYGLRLLTKQGWHGAYDTFCERKEPYVITMENMKGIIGVQAVGEKAYIVENEMVFSYLIHNLKNSDYTLLCTSGQPRSVAQVLITYILASGSKIYYNGDIDPDGLCIADRLWKKFGDRIHIWRMSPEDYDKSLSKERIGDIGRAKLENIGHPILKKTAECMKEKQLAGYQENMLKELLEDMQN from the coding sequence ATGTGCAATAATAAAGAATGTGCAAATTACTTTAAAAGTCAGCGGGCATATCACAGATGCTTTGAAGAATTTAGAAAAAAATGGAAATCTTACGGAAAAGCTGCGGGAAGAATTACGCTTAAACAGACTTCGGAGGAAGAGCGGCGGGCAGTGGGCGGCATAATCGGCAAAGTATTTTATGAGGAAACAATTCGGTTTTCTTTCTTGGAATTTGAACAGGGACTGCAAAAAACACGTTTCGCGCCGGTGGATATGAAAGCGGTGCTGGAGGAATATTTCGGGGAGCCGCTGATTACCACTCAGGGGCGGCAGAGAGAAGAGCAGGAGAGAAGAAAAAAGTTTCTGGACAGAAGCTGCGGATATTTTGAAGAAAATGCCGGAAGAGAAGCTGCGGCGCTTGCATGGCTGCGGAAAATGATCTCTGAGAAAAAATATGGATATCAGCTGTTGATGAGGGAGTACGCAAAAGATGAGAAGCAGGCGGAACTGCTGGTGCGGAATGTAGGGAACGCAGTGATGAAGCTAAAAGAGCTGACGGATAAGGAAGATGAATATCCGTTAGCCGTGCTGGCTGCTGAGATAACAGATAATCCCCATTACTTTGACCGCAGCACAACAGCCGGATTGCTTTTTGTACATGCAATCTGCTGCTGCGAAAATATGGAATTGCCCGAAGACGCACATCAGTGGCGGAAACTGCTGACGCAGGTTTCGATTGTTCCGGACAATATATCTTCCATGGTTCATGGTTATGGACTCCGGCTGCTTACTAAACAGGGATGGCATGGGGCCTATGATACGTTCTGTGAGCGAAAGGAACCCTATGTTATTACCATGGAGAATATGAAAGGGATTATCGGTGTACAGGCAGTGGGGGAGAAGGCGTATATAGTTGAGAATGAGATGGTCTTCAGCTATTTGATTCATAATTTGAAAAATTCGGACTACACCCTTCTGTGTACTTCCGGTCAGCCCCGTTCTGTGGCACAGGTGCTGATTACCTATATTTTGGCCAGTGGGTCAAAAATCTACTATAATGGAGATATTGATCCGGATGGGCTCTGTATTGCGGATAGACTATGGAAGAAATTCGGGGATCGTATTCATATATGGAGAATGTCGCCGGAGGATTATGATAAAAGCCTCTCAAAAGAAAGAATAGGGGATATTGGAAGAGCAAAGCTCGAAAATATAGGTCATCCTATATTGAAGAAAACGGCAGAGTGCATGAAAGAAAAGCAGCTGGCCGGATATCAGGAAAATATGCTGAAAGAGTTGCTGGAGGATATGCAAAACTGA
- a CDS encoding DDE-type integrase/transposase/recombinase, with the protein MVQTYLSSAIDDHSRYLVHSRFYDNQEESIVEDTFRNVLLKAGACDAVYFDNGSQYVAKQLKFSLARLGITVRHAKVRSGKSKGKIEKFHQVADAFLREARIHKVKTLEELNRHWKNYLEEYCHKQPHEGIREYYESLGMPVPPEGITPLQEWNRDCRPLKFLDTSVVAEAFLHHEERLVDKGGCISFQGRKYETKPSLIGLKRLPQSRSK; encoded by the coding sequence ATGGTGCAGACATATCTGTCCTCCGCCATCGATGACCACTCCAGATACCTGGTCCATTCCCGGTTTTATGACAACCAGGAGGAAAGCATCGTGGAGGATACCTTCCGGAACGTCCTCTTGAAGGCCGGGGCTTGTGATGCCGTATACTTTGACAACGGTTCGCAGTATGTGGCAAAACAGCTGAAATTCTCCCTTGCCAGACTTGGGATTACGGTTCGGCACGCAAAAGTCCGCAGCGGAAAATCAAAGGGGAAAATAGAAAAATTCCATCAGGTGGCCGATGCTTTTCTCAGGGAGGCCCGGATCCATAAGGTCAAAACACTGGAAGAGCTTAACCGCCACTGGAAAAACTACCTGGAGGAATACTGCCATAAGCAGCCGCACGAGGGCATCCGGGAGTATTATGAGAGCCTTGGCATGCCCGTCCCACCGGAAGGGATCACCCCTCTCCAGGAGTGGAACCGGGACTGCCGGCCTTTAAAGTTCCTGGATACATCCGTAGTGGCGGAAGCGTTCCTCCACCATGAAGAACGCCTTGTTGACAAGGGCGGCTGTATCAGCTTTCAGGGCCGCAAATATGAGACAAAACCGTCCCTTATCGGATTGAAGCGTTTACCGCAAAGCCGCTCGAAATGA
- a CDS encoding ExeA family protein, whose protein sequence is MYKAFYELQRLPFVRDIPSGMLYESPAMADTLGRLSYAADRQLFAVVTADAGCGKSTLVRRFVETLPKEEYIFLYLSDSKLTPRWFCKGMLDQLGVESKFYRGDAKRQLQKEVEIIRGVQGRKVVCILDEAHLLEKETIEEFRFLLNYKFDSMSPMALALVGQTELWDKLRLQRYAAVRQRIDLSCILPHLDRAQTERYIRSHLAYAGGRQDIFTDKAMDESFRESTGILKRINRICDGCLMYASQQGKRLTDEHQVRFVLEHEMLGGEA, encoded by the coding sequence ATGTATAAAGCTTTTTACGAATTGCAGCGTCTCCCTTTCGTGCGCGATATCCCGTCGGGGATGCTGTATGAGTCACCGGCGATGGCGGACACCCTTGGGCGCCTGTCTTATGCGGCGGACCGCCAGCTGTTCGCCGTGGTGACGGCGGATGCCGGGTGCGGCAAGTCAACGCTGGTGCGCCGTTTTGTGGAGACGCTCCCCAAAGAGGAATATATCTTCCTCTACCTGTCGGACTCCAAACTGACCCCAAGATGGTTCTGCAAAGGCATGCTCGACCAGCTGGGCGTGGAATCAAAGTTCTACCGCGGCGATGCCAAGAGGCAGCTTCAGAAGGAGGTGGAGATCATCCGCGGCGTGCAGGGCAGGAAAGTCGTCTGCATCCTGGATGAAGCACACCTTCTGGAAAAAGAGACCATTGAGGAATTCCGCTTCCTGCTGAATTATAAATTCGATTCTATGAGCCCTATGGCACTCGCGCTCGTCGGGCAGACGGAGCTGTGGGATAAACTCCGGCTCCAGCGGTATGCGGCCGTCAGGCAGCGGATTGATTTAAGCTGCATCCTGCCCCATCTTGACCGTGCGCAGACGGAAAGATATATCCGTTCCCACCTTGCGTATGCCGGAGGCAGGCAGGATATCTTTACCGATAAGGCCATGGACGAGAGCTTCCGCGAGTCCACGGGGATCCTAAAGCGCATCAACCGGATCTGTGACGGCTGCCTGATGTACGCCAGCCAGCAGGGAAAGCGTCTTACGGACGAACATCAGGTAAGGTTTGTCCTCGAACATGAGATGCTGGGAGGTGAGGCCTGA
- a CDS encoding TIGR02680 family protein, which produces MKDRFKMNRIGFVNFWLYDEEEFEFVDGKLLLRGQNASGKSITTQSFIPFILDGDRTPSRLDPFGSSDRRMEYYFLGEEGKDESTGYLFLEFKKERSEEYRTIAIGQRAKRGKPMDFWGFIILDGRRIGYDLKLYKEIGSSKIPYDRREMKTELGDDNFFTTSQSEYKKAVNQYIFGFRKAEQYEQFIKLLVKVRAPKLSKEFKPTKVYEILNDSLQTLTDEDLRAMVDAMEKMDEIQESLEILKRAFDDVKIIRNEYTRYNQYMLAKKAQAYIAMKQKIETEQCQLDIQEQKRQETEEARNSKSRRLADLEEQKKLKGIERAGLLDADLEGIDRKLEQARGEKEEAAGKVADWESKIRDYQEMIWRGERRMKEIMACLEQIQQEIGEAKLELGEQQEIIQWDQHEAALQMIDRGEHEKSSEIVKSLDSLKKLLAECKREIREYEERSRQYDELAAQLEKLHTEKAEAQQNFKAAQEDVVRCVDQWITDIYAAEKKSSQWSPDSGILPILVEKIREYQSAADAETVQALLRTDYERQRQGLMDLKSSLEYQKKIQEEELDQEKEKLTCLRNSGELEPERDESIERSRKALKRAGIKAVPFYKTVEFSKNLDETYCARLEAQLQKMGILDALVVSADDFENIRKRCPGFLDTVLYVKGNGGSGFSGLTVSEELEPALKETVQRILSNIYEDKEDGQGIYLGKDGTFKQGILAGKAGKTGSAEFVGVLARKRRKEQKIRELEGRISEITEIIVSLEKEITEVQEHLEKLQEEYQKLPGFSEINAALDQERECEYKLQRTCEECGKKEAQERQLIFKKNQQYQTMLQKCKPFPYGRTEEAYEEANDALEEYSRIWQEIRQAMLQLRTAQENLSTEKDRNVQSEQLMDDAFAEKRSWSAKEKESEIQIRQFEEYLNRPEIAKKAGRLKQLKKELEEIGTECDTLKEDLVILGERLRVILEDGPKLKESLRQKIIAETCLRNYFEEELALKLVFDRESQGIFECAKRAVSVLRESDKNREPTDLLQALHQVYQRHNGSLVNYGTSLEECFDTPVEAALETEAAGAIRKRVRVVSSWNGKRVYLEEFYGILKQGIDETELLIQKKDRELFEDILSQTISRQLTDRIAESRKWVSDMSQLMREMDTSMGLIFSLDWKPCKAENDMELDTAELEQILLRDHMLLTIEDIEKVAAHFRSRIRMEKLKLEEKGDMINYMDLVRDALDYRKWFEFHMYFRRGEGERKLLTNAAFNRFSGGEKAMAMYVPLFAAVNAQYKKAEQEDHPRIIALDEAFAGVDDKNISSMFELVHKLDFDYIMNSQALWGCFETVKGLRIAELSRPQDSQIVSVIRYTWNGREKILDVQ; this is translated from the coding sequence GTGAAAGACCGCTTTAAAATGAACCGTATAGGGTTCGTGAATTTCTGGTTATATGATGAAGAAGAGTTTGAATTTGTGGATGGAAAGCTTCTCCTGCGTGGGCAAAATGCGTCTGGTAAATCCATTACAACCCAGAGCTTCATTCCCTTTATATTGGACGGTGACCGTACGCCGAGCCGGCTGGATCCCTTTGGGTCCAGCGACAGGAGAATGGAATATTATTTCCTGGGGGAAGAAGGAAAGGATGAATCCACAGGATATTTATTTTTGGAATTCAAAAAAGAGAGGTCGGAAGAATATCGCACCATTGCCATTGGACAGAGGGCAAAAAGAGGAAAACCCATGGACTTTTGGGGTTTTATTATTTTGGACGGGCGAAGGATTGGCTATGATCTGAAGCTGTACAAGGAGATTGGTTCAAGCAAAATCCCTTATGACAGAAGGGAAATGAAAACAGAGCTTGGAGATGACAATTTTTTTACGACGAGCCAGAGTGAATATAAAAAAGCGGTCAATCAGTACATTTTTGGATTCCGGAAAGCGGAGCAGTATGAGCAGTTTATTAAATTGCTTGTGAAGGTCCGCGCTCCCAAACTTTCCAAGGAATTTAAACCCACCAAGGTATATGAGATCTTGAATGATTCTTTGCAGACGCTGACAGATGAAGATCTGCGCGCTATGGTGGATGCTATGGAAAAAATGGATGAGATTCAGGAAAGCCTGGAGATTTTGAAGCGAGCCTTTGATGATGTGAAAATCATACGGAATGAATATACCCGGTATAATCAATATATGCTTGCGAAAAAGGCACAGGCTTATATTGCAATGAAGCAGAAGATAGAGACAGAACAGTGCCAGCTTGACATACAGGAGCAGAAGCGGCAGGAGACAGAGGAGGCCAGAAACAGCAAGAGCCGGCGTCTGGCTGACTTAGAGGAGCAAAAAAAGCTAAAAGGAATTGAGCGGGCTGGACTTCTGGATGCGGATCTGGAGGGAATCGACCGCAAGTTGGAGCAGGCCAGGGGAGAGAAAGAAGAAGCTGCCGGGAAGGTTGCCGATTGGGAGAGTAAGATCCGGGATTATCAGGAAATGATCTGGCGGGGAGAACGCAGAATGAAGGAGATCATGGCCTGCCTGGAACAAATACAGCAGGAGATTGGGGAAGCCAAGTTGGAACTGGGAGAGCAGCAGGAGATTATTCAGTGGGATCAGCACGAGGCGGCTCTTCAGATGATAGACAGAGGCGAACATGAGAAAAGCAGTGAAATTGTAAAAAGCCTTGATTCGCTGAAAAAACTGCTGGCTGAATGTAAAAGGGAAATACGTGAGTATGAGGAGCGATCCAGACAGTATGATGAACTTGCGGCGCAGCTGGAGAAACTTCATACTGAAAAAGCAGAGGCTCAGCAGAACTTTAAGGCTGCACAGGAAGATGTTGTCCGCTGTGTGGATCAGTGGATCACAGATATCTATGCAGCAGAGAAAAAATCTTCTCAGTGGAGTCCTGACAGCGGGATTCTTCCAATACTGGTGGAGAAAATTCGGGAGTATCAGTCTGCAGCAGATGCAGAAACAGTACAGGCGCTTTTGCGCACCGATTATGAGCGCCAGCGCCAGGGACTCATGGATCTAAAAAGCAGTCTGGAATATCAGAAGAAAATCCAGGAGGAAGAACTGGATCAGGAAAAAGAAAAGCTTACATGCCTGCGGAATTCAGGGGAATTGGAGCCGGAGAGGGACGAGAGTATAGAGCGTTCAAGAAAGGCGCTTAAGAGGGCTGGTATCAAAGCAGTACCTTTTTATAAAACTGTGGAATTTTCTAAGAATCTGGATGAGACGTACTGTGCAAGGCTGGAGGCTCAGCTCCAGAAAATGGGAATTTTAGATGCACTTGTAGTATCTGCGGATGATTTTGAGAATATCAGAAAGCGGTGTCCCGGTTTTTTGGATACGGTTTTGTATGTGAAAGGGAATGGAGGTTCCGGCTTTTCCGGGCTGACTGTCAGCGAAGAGCTGGAACCTGCTCTGAAAGAGACCGTTCAGAGGATTCTCAGCAATATTTATGAAGATAAAGAGGATGGACAAGGAATTTACCTTGGGAAAGACGGGACTTTTAAACAGGGGATTCTGGCTGGTAAAGCAGGCAAAACCGGCAGTGCTGAGTTTGTGGGAGTTCTGGCGAGAAAAAGACGGAAGGAACAGAAAATCCGCGAGCTGGAAGGCCGGATTTCTGAAATTACAGAAATAATTGTAAGCTTGGAAAAAGAGATTACAGAGGTGCAGGAGCATTTGGAAAAGCTGCAGGAAGAATATCAGAAGCTCCCTGGCTTTTCAGAGATTAACGCTGCCTTAGACCAGGAAAGGGAATGTGAATACAAGCTGCAAAGGACATGTGAGGAATGTGGGAAGAAAGAGGCGCAGGAGCGGCAGCTGATATTTAAAAAGAACCAGCAATACCAGACAATGCTGCAAAAGTGCAAGCCATTTCCCTATGGCAGAACAGAAGAAGCCTATGAGGAAGCCAATGATGCGCTGGAAGAATATAGCCGCATCTGGCAGGAGATCAGGCAGGCAATGCTGCAGCTTCGGACGGCTCAGGAGAATCTCAGTACAGAGAAGGACAGGAACGTTCAAAGTGAACAGCTGATGGATGATGCTTTTGCAGAGAAACGCAGCTGGAGTGCGAAAGAAAAAGAGAGCGAGATTCAGATTCGGCAGTTTGAGGAGTACCTAAACCGTCCGGAAATTGCAAAAAAGGCTGGCCGCTTAAAGCAGCTGAAGAAAGAGCTGGAAGAAATTGGAACAGAGTGTGATACTTTAAAAGAAGATTTGGTTATTCTGGGGGAAAGGCTACGGGTGATTCTGGAAGATGGGCCAAAACTAAAGGAAAGCCTGCGCCAGAAAATTATAGCAGAAACCTGCCTGAGGAATTATTTTGAAGAGGAGCTTGCGCTAAAACTGGTATTTGACAGAGAAAGCCAGGGAATCTTTGAATGTGCTAAGAGAGCGGTGTCGGTATTGCGGGAAAGCGATAAGAACAGAGAGCCAACGGACCTGCTGCAGGCGCTGCATCAGGTATATCAGCGCCATAACGGAAGTCTGGTCAATTACGGTACATCTTTGGAGGAATGTTTTGACACGCCGGTGGAGGCAGCTCTGGAAACAGAGGCTGCTGGCGCAATACGAAAGCGGGTGCGGGTCGTTTCCTCATGGAATGGGAAAAGGGTATATCTGGAGGAATTTTACGGCATCTTGAAACAGGGCATTGATGAGACGGAGCTGCTGATCCAGAAGAAGGACAGGGAGCTGTTTGAGGATATTTTGTCCCAGACCATCAGCCGGCAGCTTACGGACCGGATTGCAGAAAGCCGGAAATGGGTTTCGGATATGTCGCAGCTCATGCGGGAGATGGATACCTCTATGGGTCTGATCTTTTCACTGGACTGGAAACCCTGTAAAGCAGAGAATGATATGGAGTTAGACACCGCGGAGCTTGAACAGATTCTGCTCAGAGATCATATGCTTCTGACCATAGAGGATATAGAGAAGGTTGCGGCGCATTTTAGAAGCCGAATCCGCATGGAGAAGCTGAAACTGGAAGAAAAAGGCGACATGATCAATTACATGGATCTTGTCAGGGATGCGCTGGATTATCGCAAATGGTTTGAATTTCACATGTATTTCAGGCGTGGAGAAGGAGAGCGGAAGCTGTTGACCAATGCGGCGTTTAACCGTTTCAGCGGTGGAGAAAAGGCTATGGCCATGTATGTTCCTCTTTTTGCAGCAGTCAACGCACAGTATAAAAAAGCGGAGCAGGAAGACCATCCGCGAATCATTGCTTTGGATGAGGCATTTGCAGGAGTGGATGACAAAAATATCAGTAGTATGTTTGAACTTGTGCATAAGCTGGATTTTGATTATATCATGAATTCCCAGGCTTTATGGGGATGTTTTGAGACGGTAAAAGGACTTCGGATTGCAGAACTTTCAAGGCCCCAGGATTCGCAGATTGTTTCAGTGATCCGTTATACATGGAATGGACGTGAGAAGATATTAGATGTGCAATAA
- the tnpA gene encoding IS66 family insertion sequence element accessory protein TnpA, protein MMEVIPINTNDNSTSKADLWADRFHAFQESGLSRKEWCQQNGIPQSTLGYWIRKLQSEAAETESASDPVFAKLPSEHELHFSTAGTGKPPVMLCLPENIRIEVAADCPARLLTALLQALKNYA, encoded by the coding sequence ATGATGGAGGTGATACCAATAAATACGAATGACAATTCAACCTCAAAGGCTGACCTTTGGGCAGACCGGTTCCATGCTTTTCAGGAAAGCGGTTTATCCCGCAAAGAATGGTGTCAGCAGAATGGAATCCCACAGTCTACACTGGGTTACTGGATCCGAAAGCTCCAGTCAGAAGCCGCTGAGACAGAAAGTGCTTCTGATCCGGTGTTTGCAAAGCTCCCTTCGGAACATGAACTCCATTTCAGTACAGCAGGTACAGGAAAACCTCCTGTGATGCTCTGTCTCCCGGAAAATATCCGGATTGAAGTTGCTGCGGACTGTCCAGCCAGACTGTTGACTGCCCTGCTTCAGGCCTTAAAGAACTATGCTTGA